CTTGTCTCCTTGGTAACCCATCTTCACTCCTTCAGTATCTTCAGACAACAGTCGCTCAAGCAAAGACAGGCAGAGATCTTCGGGGTTTCGCATCGACTCTTTGGTATCcaaatttgaactttttttgGGCTTCAGCGTATCCCTCACTAACTCTGATGACACCCGTACGCTTGCTGAATACTTCTCAGGCTCAGGCTTTGGAACACTTTCTCCTCCTCTGTCCGTTCTACCGCTGCACCTGAGCTGGCGCGAGCTTAAAAAGGTCTGGATGCTATCTGCTGCAGCACTGCAGGGCTGAACTGTGGCCATCTTATGAGTAGCTGTGGGACTGTTTAGCTGCAGAGCATGCAGCCAGTCCACTGTCAGTGTGGACAGGGGCAAACTGATACAGCTGCTCTGCAAGCCTGCAAAGCTCGCCgccacctcctcctctcccaGAAGACTCGGGAGCGAGAAGATGAGCGAGCAGCTCACAGTCATGGGGAAGGATGCATCACCTGCAGCTGCGATAGGCAGAGATGCTTCGAATGTTTCCCCCGGACAGAGGTCGTGAAACGGGAACGAAGAATTAGTGGAGGAGCTTTCTCCTGCTGGGGAGGAAGAACAAGACAGAGGGGACACCGTAATGCTCAGCGTCCAGCCTCGTTCCAGGACAAATGGACTTGAATTATGCAGGAAACACACGAGGTTTAAGGAGTCTTTCTGAAGCAGTCTGCTCCAGCTAGTCTCGGCATGACATCTGATTGGTTTCTCCTTAATTGGAAGATCAGTATTTGTGTCTGCCATCAGCAGGAAACTGATGTTGACGGCATGATTCAGAAGCCTCAGAAACTGGTTTTTGGATTTGATGACTGTTTTCAGCACTGATGCTCTATAtaaagaaagcaagaaaaaaaaagcacatagaTATTTACAgatctttgctgtgttttatttaaatgtcgTCTTTCACACCCGATCAAATATTTGTCGGGCATACCTCTCACAAACATCCCCGATGGCAGACAGGAGGTCCCTGACACTGCGGCCCACCTGTGTGGAAGGAAGCTTAGACAATCCTTCATCCTCTCTCCCCACAGGTAAGCAGATCTTCTGGAGCTTCCCTCTGGCAGACACTGCCAGCAGCTGTACATCACCTGATGtgcaaaaagcatttttagagTTAGGAAAAATAGTTTGAGAGTTTAAACTAGAATACAAGACAGAGTTACATGAGTGCACAACATCATTtccatgaaataaaaaaacaaattactgCCAGGTACAAGGCAGTGTGCATGTAGAACCTgtgcattttttctgtttcctaaTTTGAAGAGCACATTGAAGCTGAACTTATAATTAATCCATGCAAAGTCAGCACGTCTATTCTGCTTACCCGCAGTGCTGCATGCAGGCTCAGCCAGGGCGATGACTCTGCACACATTTAAACTGCTGGGGCTCTGGAGGGCAGCCGCTGTCGTGCCAGATGTCTCTTCCCCTCGTTCTTTGCTTTCTCTCGCAGACGATCCCTCCGACAGATCCAGTCGGAGCAGATCTGAACCAGTGCTGTAGTAAAAACAGCTTTTATCCATGCAGCCGCACCACACAGGCCCTGGTACACACCCCTCAGTAAAAGCAGCCACAGCGCTTCCCCCCTCTGAGCCTGCCTTGTCAGTCTTGATCAGTACCACTCTGCCTCGTTCGCCCGCCGCCACCAAGCACCGTGCGTGACCCGTTTCTGTGACAACAGATGCACCGACAAAACAGACCGGCTGCTCCAGGCTGTGCAGGACTCGAAGGCGGGATCCCGGGAGACGCagaggaaggaaacacaggcgCCCGTCTGGCAGGCCGCAAAGGATGACTGGAGATTTGGCGAGGGCAGCTTCAACTCCAAATAACAGTTTGAAGAGGAGAGGCTCCAGGTGGAAGTGGTCTTGAGCTACAGTTGACTCTGCAGAAGCATTGGAGGGAGATGATGCCTCTACATAACCCGAATGGATGCAAATTAGCACAGAGCTCTTTCTTGGTCCTCTATTTGACTCAGCGGCGCCACAGTCCACAGCTGAGACCACCGGCAGATGGAATGAGCCAAACTCCTCGTGGCTAGTGGACGCCGTTTGCTTTGGTGTTTTGTACAAAGTCAGCAGCCAGGAGGCATCTCTCTGGCAAAGGGTCAGGAGCACAGAGCCAACGAGGAGCAGAGATGACACTTCATCTGCTCCAACAACGAGACAGTCTTGGGAGATTTTCAGCTCAGCTGGACTGGAGGATGCATCAGCTTGAGAGCTTTGatccctgcagaggagaaagGTCATATTACATAagagcaatttagcaaagttggaataaaaacattaattagAAAAGGTTTACTGAAATCTAACTATGAGGGCTCATACCTGTGTAGCAGAAACTGTAAGTTTACACAGTAAACTCCACTCTTGCATGCAACATAGATTAGCTGCTTATCCTGGTTTCCAACCAGGTCACTAACAGCAGCAGGTAACAGGAGGACAGTCTGCAACAGCACAATACGAAGCAACACACAGTATAGTTAATCCAGAGGGATGCCCTGCAGTGTAGCTTATGTCTTAGTATAGCTTAATATTTGATTGATATCTAGATTTATTAGTATCTTATTTTTGTATGTTTATTGTTTTCTAATATATCTCTAGTTAACGTTTTTGCTTTCTGACCCTTGTGGTGTTGTAACAAGTGACTTTCCCCAgtgtgggatcaataaagtacatagatctatatctatatatttatCTGTGTCTGATCCATGTAAATCGGATACTTGCTGTGATTTTCCTCTCACGTTTACTGAACACGTAGATCTCTTCGGTGCCAGTACAGATTAAAACATCTGTTCCGAAACCACAGAGGATCTTCACTTTATAAGATCCTCCCGAAAACCCAAACTGTGCCCAAGTCTCGACAGCACACCGTCCCTCCATAACCAGGACCcgggaggagaagaagaaggagaagccGCTGAATGAGCATATGTCACGTTAAGCTCACTTTAATGGTACTATCAGCTCATGGAGGGATGCTAACGTGAGGTTATGTGAACCGGTTGTTGACAGAGGATGTGACACTACTCTCAAGTTCCGCGCGTTGTGCTTTTGACCAATAAACGTAATGAACTACATTGCCCATGACAATGAAGCGGAAGTGGGACGCTAGGATAACGGATGCTTGAACTTAAGGTTGACTCATGCTCACGTAGAAGGTAAAGAGTAATGAATTAGAgcatggttttgttttgttttttaaataaagttgagTCAAATTTTAAACGTAGTTGGAGCGCATTTGTCTAAGAAATTTCCTTATTTTTTCTCTCGGTCAAGAACACATGGTGGCGCTCTTGTGCTCATACAATAAACTAAAATACACACGAAGAAGATGGGCGACCAATCAAAACAGCCGAATTGAAGCGTCGTCGAAATTTGAAAAGGCTCTGTAGTTTAACACACGGGTTCGTGCGACAGAAATTAAATACAATGGATCCATACAACGAGGAAAacatcaaaatgtatttttttgagAATAGGTTAAAAACTTATGAGGGGTGGCCATTCGAGGAAGACTGCAAGTGCACGCCGGAAAACGTGAGTTAACGTTTAAACTGAGGTTGGAAACGGTGAGCGACGCCTTACTGTTGACATGCTAACAGTACAACAGCAGCTGGCgtgaaagcaaaaagaaaagcatttcaGATGAAATACAATCTAGCTAAACTCTGGTTTAGCTGTAGATTTAAATGTAATACAAATCTTCTGACTCCCCATCTGTATACCTAAATACACACTTGTTTTGGCTCCTAGTCCCTAAACCTAAATGTACTCAATTTACGACAAATTCTCACATGTAACGCGCTGAAACCGACACATTAACTGCAAGGAGCTATTGTTTTCCTTGTTGATTCATCCgagaaatttttttttcaattaaaactGCTTAAATATGAATAGTAATGGACTCTTACTGTTATTATTAGGTACAAGTTGCTACCATCGCGTTGGGcccccttttgccttcaaaGCTGTTTTAACTCTTCGTGGTACAGATTCAACcaagtgctggaaacattcagagattttggttcctattgacatgatagcatatTTGTAGACTTCACATCCATGATGcatccaccacatcccaaaacaCCTccgttggattgagatctggtgactgtggaggccatttgagtacagtgaactcgcTGCCAAGAtcaaaaaaacagtttgactAATCCGAGCCTTGTGACATGTTGGGTTAGCCTTTTGGATGTCAGTGGTTCTAAAGCGCTGGACATTGACAGAAACAATAATCAGTTGCCTGTGGTGTTGCCTAAATGACTCTCAGTTGGTAGTAAAGGGCCCGAAGTCTGCCAAGAAGATACCCCACATACCTGAACTGTTGACAGGAGGCAGAAAGTTTTCATGtggtttatgccaaattctgacactGAGATCTGAATGCCACAACAGATACTGAGACTTTATAGCAGAGATTTTAATGAGCCTCTGCGAACTGCAACTCAGTTTcatgttcttagctgacaggagaggcacccagtgtggtcttctgctgctggagcccatctgcttcaaggttcaatgtgttgtgtgttcagagatgcacACCTGCATACTGCATTTGtaacgagtggttatttgagttaatACTGTTGTCAGTAGTTGTTGATGTCATtattatttgtagtagtagtagtgttatgacaaaacaaattgcttcaaaaaaacaaagtaattcAAAAGggctaaataaatacaaaatctaAATATAGTACAGTCTGAAAAGATTAATATAATGGAGTATGGAGCTCAATAACTTAAAGTCTAGATGACatacaataaagaaaaagtaaagtgagcaataaatatattaaatgactcattttaattaaataaacccGAGTGGTACGTGTGAAAAGCtgtattttaagattttttttatttattttttttccttgcaacatgacattttcatttattcctGCAGATGGCCAAAGCCGGCTTCATCCACACACCTTCAGAGAACAGCCCAGACATCGCCATGTGTTTCTTTTGCCTCAAAGAGCTGGAGGGCTGGGAGCCAGAGGATGACCCAGAGTAAGAGCACACATCGCATCgcatcacatcacatcacattaCTGGGCtcagaaataaagaataaactgCCCAAGAGTTGTTAATTTCTTCCATAAATTTAAGTCGTTCTTGTTTTTACAAGTCGTTAATAATGTCTGCAGCATATCTTCAGTATTATTAAGCAAACTTCAAACATGTTGCCAAATTGGTGTCAAAGTTATTGCCAAGTGATTTTTGCTAACATTTTATGACGGCTCAGAACCATCTGTGCGCAACCTGGGTTATTTCCCCCTTTTTGGCTCACTCGTAATAAAAACGCACTCGTGTCAGCGATCCGGTGACACAAATAATGGAAAAAATGGCCAGCATGCACTACAGTGTAAAATGGTCTAAGAGAAGCCGGTTCGGTGAGgcttagtgatttttttttttgtttgtttgtttgtttttttgttttttctcctccagtAACAGCTGTTGACTCCTAAAAGCCTTTCCTTTAATGTGCGAGAGTTTGCCTGTGACCTCTGGTCCCCCATTTTGACTCTCATTGTCATAATTAACAAGACTTGTGTTTCAGTGCCATTATTTAGGAGTCTTTGTGACAACATGGCCACAGCTCTTTACTTTCCCATCTATCTCTTGTTTTTGCCAGAAAGGAGCACAAGTCTCATTCGCCATCCTGCCACTTCATTGCCCTGAAGAAAAAAGTGGAAGAGCTGACTGTGGAGGAATTCTACAGACTGCAGAAAGAGAGGCACAAGTTCATCAATGTACGTTCTTTATAGGAAGTCATGAATCTGTTGTCTTGTATAATAACAATTTATTAAATAGTTTTTTGGGATATGTCTGATTAGCAAACACTTTGCCGACTAGAATAATGTCTGGTAATTATTTTAATGACAACAAGGCCTTAATACTGATGTGCAGTTGATCTCCTTTGCTCACAGAACAAATCTTGTAACGAGGCCGTCACCAAGTTTGAAGAGGCAGCCAAACTGAGGCGAGCAGATATCATCAAGACGGCCATGGGAGAAGAGTGACACAGCGACAGATTCAGATGAATGAcatgagctctgtgtgtgtgtgtgtgtgtgagaaagatggagagaataATTGTAGCTGTCAAATGATTGACTTGTTCCTCACcaaactcattttcatgtttcccTTCTGTGACTTCATGTCATCTTTGTTTTCACGTACGTGTGTTTATCTTTTAAcactttgtttttatgtaatCTGATATCcaataaatatttgattctgTAACATAATTATTTATGGTGTCTTTAATCTAAATGTAATCTGTTAGAGCAACATGAATCCTCCACTCAAAAGGTCTGGCTTTATTTTTATAATGTATTTAGATTTGATTATATTGATATGATCCCTTGTGTTTCTAGCTTTCTCCATATAACAGCTCGAAATTGAGGTTAAAGTATTTTACTCAAACACAAATGAGTGCAGCCTCTTAACTCTCCGCTGTTTGCTCCCTCCGTGTTTTGCGTAAACGTGTGCGTTTCAGTGTGAATCAGAGTCCCTCCCAGacaggagctgctgctgctgctcaggcAGGTTCTTGTCTCTTTGTTACTGTGTGATAATTCATTCATTGAAAAGGGAAATTAATATCGATTCCGCTTCTTAACAATTTGATTAGTCGATTGGAAAGATTTGGGGGAGGGATATTTTTTCTGATTACTTAGCCGGCGGTGATGAGTGCGTAAAAGCACTCCAAAGCACACTCGACACCAGAAGACCTCCGTTACGCATGAGCTGAAGCCACCGAGTTTCACGCGTGTCTCAAACCTTAACCTGTCCAAGATGAAGGTATCTTTTGGCGCTTTCGTTATCGCAGCTGGCATCTGCGGGATTCTGAGCTTTGCCTTTTTGGCCACTTCCCTCGGCACCGATTATTGGTACATTATAGAAATGAATCCCATGAATGTCAGCGACTTTGAGAACATGAGCTCCCACTCGGGACTGTGGAGCATCAACGAAGGTAGGCTGCCACTTTTCCTTAACTTTTGCCTCTAAATGCTGAGATCTAAGCCCTCAACCAACATCACCGTGTTGTTAAATGTGATATTCAGGTGGGAAGATGCACACGGGCTCTATCGACTCGTTCACAGTTGACTACTCCGGGGTCTCCGATACCGAGCTGCGCATGCTGAGTGAGTCCAGAAACACCACCAGCTTTTCTGCTAATGAACTTTCACTGTCAAGGCAGCTATAACTCCGCTGATGCTCCATAATCCATCTGTTTCTACCCAGACATGCACAGTGCAATTGTGGTGATGCTTCccctcagcctggttctgttgcTCTTTGGTGGCATCTGTGGATTGGTCAGCTCCCTGGCTCGTAGCCCGATCCTCCTCACCGGCACGGCGTCGTACTTCTTCATCTGCAGTAAGTTCGGGTTCACTTTATTTACTCGGCTCTATTTAACCTTAGACCCACTGCAGGGGCGAAGGTCGGTCCAGATGTCCAGCTCTGAGTATTGAATGCGCGTGAGGTCAGTCGCTTTGTGAGGGCACTGCGGTGTGTGAAAACGGAAAACACTTAGTTGCTAAGGGTTTTAGTGCATCCATTTACCCTCCATTCAATTCTGATCCATTAAAACACAAGCCACAGGCCAGTGTGGCCAGAGAGCTTGAAAATGGAGCCCTCTATCCGAAAGAGACTGCGCAATCAATCACCCAAAACGTGTCCGTCTAacactttgtattttttatacagTCTGTAATTTCACATCGTGTTTATTGGGCATCTTTAAAGCCTCGTGAGACCTGCACATGAGTCAGTTAGACCACAGAAGTATTACAAATACAGGTCATGATTCATATGTGCCACACGTAAATGGACTACAAGCAGATGGGTTTTAAGAAATCTATACTTTCAATGAGAATTTTATATTGCAGTTATcattattttcataaacactaTATTATGTCGTAAATTCGGGCTATAGAAATTGTTTCATTCATACATGAAATGCATCAAATTTGAAATTAAGTAAAAACTACATGTAACCATATGTTGACGATGATACTGCTCTCCCAAAAAATTATCTTTAAGCAAAACTTCACTCCAGAAATGTAAGATGTCTTAATAACGACACAGCATTACTTGGGGAATTGTTCTGATTGACTTGTGATTATTAACTCTGCAaaatttattaataattaacttCTGACAGGAGGGGAAAATATGAACTAGTGTGCTGTTATTAAGGAATCACAGTGGTTTAGTAACAGCctgtctgtgtatctgtgtacaATCATGGCCATTTCATTAGGCACAAATTGCCAGTACTGCGTTGCACCTCATTTTGCCTTCAGagcacagattcaacaacatgctgaaaacatttctctgagatttttggtccatattgacatgacagcatcacacagtcgctgcagatttgttggctgcacttCCATGATGGgactctcctgttccaccacatcccaaaggtgctctattggattgagatatgctgactgtggaggccatttgagtacagtgaactcactgtcatgtttgagaaaacagtttgagataatttgtgctttgtgacatggtgctttatcctgctggaagcagccatcagaagatgggtacactgtgatcatgccaaaaacaaaaaaatatccaGACAACattacaccagcagcagcctgaaccactgATACAGTCTCTGTAAACCTTGGAGATGGTTGTGAATGAACATCCCAGCAGATGAGCAGTTTCTGAACCAGCTGCTCTGGCAACAACGActatgccacattcaaagtgacttaaatcacctttcttcctctttttgatGCTCAGCTTGAACTTTagcaggtcgtcttgaccaCCATGCAGTGTGCATCAGGTTGCTGTTACGTGACCGGCTGATTAGGTCTGCTCTGCTTACTGTGGGTCTCTTGCATCCTCTTCATCGGCCCCTCAATCAACCGACTCCTCCGCTAACAAGCAGTTGAAGAGGCTTACCTAACAAAATGGCCGATGACTGTATGAATTACACAGATTAAAGGTCAGGCCGCCTCTTTTAGCACATATCTTTCAATTCTGCTCCCCTAAACTACCGTTCCTGCTTCAAATTTAACACATCTTAAATTTTAAAGCTTTATAATTCAACTTCAGTGGGTTTGCTGAAATTGATATGTTCTCATCGCATCATTAATCAGTGAGGACTGTTTGCCTCAAAAAGATGGCCGGAGTAAACCGGCATGTGTTAAGACACCCCAGTTGTGAAAGAGACAAACAAGACGAAGATAATATTCCAAATGTTGCAGCCGCCATGTAAAATGTTGAACCTGGTTATCTGATCCAAATTCAGAACATGAGCTGAGTAAGAATAACTTAGTTAGA
The Oreochromis aureus strain Israel breed Guangdong linkage group 8, ZZ_aureus, whole genome shotgun sequence DNA segment above includes these coding regions:
- the tmem235b gene encoding transmembrane protein 235, translating into MKVSFGAFVIAAGICGILSFAFLATSLGTDYWYIIEMNPMNVSDFENMSSHSGLWSINEGGKMHTGSIDSFTVDYSGVSDTELRMLNMHSAIVVMLPLSLVLLLFGGICGLVSSLARSPILLTGTASYFFICSLLTMCGASLYIIYSNQALAETERLVGQEGLAYIHTSFGWSFGLAWLSYGLEVLTGVLLLTAAQMAKLQHTSPIMA
- the birc5a gene encoding baculoviral IAP repeat-containing protein 5a, giving the protein MDPYNEENIKMYFFENRLKTYEGWPFEEDCKCTPENMAKAGFIHTPSENSPDIAMCFFCLKELEGWEPEDDPEKEHKSHSPSCHFIALKKKVEELTVEEFYRLQKERHKFINNKSCNEAVTKFEEAAKLRRADIIKTAMGEE
- the faap100 gene encoding Fanconi anemia core complex-associated protein 100, whose product is MEGRCAVETWAQFGFSGGSYKVKILCGFGTDVLICTGTEEIYVFSKRERKITTVLLLPAAVSDLVGNQDKQLIYVACKSGVYCVNLQFLLHRDQSSQADASSSPAELKISQDCLVVGADEVSSLLLVGSVLLTLCQRDASWLLTLYKTPKQTASTSHEEFGSFHLPVVSAVDCGAAESNRGPRKSSVLICIHSGYVEASSPSNASAESTVAQDHFHLEPLLFKLLFGVEAALAKSPVILCGLPDGRLCFLPLRLPGSRLRVLHSLEQPVCFVGASVVTETGHARCLVAAGERGRVVLIKTDKAGSEGGSAVAAFTEGCVPGPVWCGCMDKSCFYYSTGSDLLRLDLSEGSSARESKERGEETSGTTAAALQSPSSLNVCRVIALAEPACSTAGDVQLLAVSARGKLQKICLPVGREDEGLSKLPSTQVGRSVRDLLSAIGDVCERASVLKTVIKSKNQFLRLLNHAVNISFLLMADTNTDLPIKEKPIRCHAETSWSRLLQKDSLNLVCFLHNSSPFVLERGWTLSITVSPLSCSSSPAGESSSTNSSFPFHDLCPGETFEASLPIAAAGDASFPMTVSCSLIFSLPSLLGEEEVAASFAGLQSSCISLPLSTLTVDWLHALQLNSPTATHKMATVQPCSAAADSIQTFLSSRQLRCSGRTDRGGESVPKPEPEKYSASVRVSSELVRDTLKPKKSSNLDTKESMRNPEDLCLSLLERLLSEDTEGVKMGYQGDKIALSTSVVHARGPNGAAVKLTAKEINVGEEESTDKEATIEVQIESSSLPAVCGLHHAVLCRIQTLLQSATEKAASTKNVQILGLRRALQRAEIQQSRISGAFGEVVSTVQRDRMLLSVYQELRQNPLLIV